The Acidimicrobiia bacterium genome contains a region encoding:
- a CDS encoding pyridoxal-dependent decarboxylase, protein MREYDWKSLVDTLAKASVAYLESLPTRPVQPSVAADPIRALVGGAMPMDGEDPAAMITALAADLDPFVTAHASGRYFGFVIGGLHPAAFGAEVLTALWDQNAGLHAVAPGAAVVEETAARWVVDLLGLPARASVGFVTGGQMATFTCLAAARNHVLKGSGWDVERDGLQGAPLVQVIGKTERHGTVPRALRFLGLGAGQMVEVASDDEARMSIPALRAALEAANGPTIVCVEAGNVNTGSFDRFRDVAAAVDEHRLRGNPTWVHVDGAVGLWAATVDDRLTDGIDLMDSWSTDAHKLLNVAYDSGIAICRHPDAHHASMTTRGAYLVQGTGEVRDQLDWNPEHSRRARGLGVYAVLRSLGVVGVRDLVTRSHTLAQRFATALSASGSAEIVNEVVFNQVLVRWLHPDGDGDALAERIMARVSESGVAYFSPTTWAGNRLMRISVSDWATDESDVDRAIEALLAAASQG, encoded by the coding sequence ATGCGCGAGTACGACTGGAAGTCGCTCGTGGACACGCTGGCCAAGGCGTCGGTCGCCTACCTCGAATCGCTGCCCACGCGTCCGGTCCAGCCTTCGGTGGCAGCCGATCCCATTCGGGCCCTCGTCGGCGGGGCCATGCCCATGGATGGTGAGGACCCAGCAGCGATGATCACCGCCTTGGCTGCAGACCTCGACCCATTCGTCACTGCCCACGCCTCCGGCCGCTACTTCGGCTTCGTGATCGGCGGCTTGCACCCGGCAGCGTTCGGCGCTGAAGTCCTCACGGCTCTGTGGGACCAGAATGCCGGTCTGCACGCCGTGGCTCCCGGTGCGGCCGTGGTCGAAGAGACGGCGGCTCGTTGGGTCGTGGACCTCTTGGGACTGCCTGCCCGGGCCTCGGTCGGGTTCGTGACGGGTGGTCAGATGGCGACGTTTACCTGCCTGGCGGCTGCACGCAACCATGTTCTCAAGGGATCTGGATGGGATGTGGAACGTGACGGTCTGCAAGGCGCTCCCCTGGTTCAGGTCATCGGCAAAACAGAACGTCACGGCACCGTCCCACGCGCTCTCCGGTTTCTCGGCCTCGGCGCCGGCCAAATGGTCGAAGTGGCGTCTGACGATGAGGCCCGCATGAGCATTCCCGCGCTGCGCGCGGCACTCGAAGCAGCCAACGGTCCGACGATCGTGTGCGTCGAGGCCGGCAACGTAAACACCGGCTCGTTCGATCGGTTCCGGGACGTGGCGGCAGCAGTCGACGAGCACCGGCTTCGTGGGAACCCAACCTGGGTGCACGTCGACGGCGCCGTTGGCTTGTGGGCAGCTACGGTCGATGATCGTCTCACCGATGGCATCGACCTCATGGACTCGTGGTCAACCGATGCCCACAAGCTGCTCAACGTGGCGTACGACTCGGGCATTGCGATCTGCCGTCATCCCGACGCCCATCACGCCTCCATGACCACACGCGGGGCGTATCTGGTTCAGGGAACCGGCGAGGTGCGTGACCAGCTGGACTGGAACCCGGAGCATTCGCGCCGTGCTCGCGGTCTCGGTGTCTACGCCGTCCTGCGTTCCCTGGGTGTCGTAGGGGTGCGTGATCTCGTTACCCGGTCACACACACTGGCGCAAAGATTTGCCACCGCGCTGTCGGCGTCGGGTTCCGCCGAGATCGTCAACGAGGTGGTGTTCAACCAGGTCCTCGTGCGATGGCTGCACCCCGACGGCGATGGTGACGCGCTGGCGGAACGCATCATGGCTCGCGTGAGCGAGAGCGGTGTTGCCTACTTCAGTCCCACGACATGGGCCGGGAACCGTCTCATGCGCATCTCGGTGTCCGACTGGGCAACGGACGAATCAGACGTCGATCGGGCAATCGAGGCCCTCCTGGCGGCCGCCTCCCAAGGTTGA
- a CDS encoding DinB family protein, with the protein MSHLITDFYRQNEWANLAIIDHCRPLTDEQLDDASVTGVYGSIRSTLLHIVGAEVAYAARLGDTDLERHGADDPWPGFDRVAEYARLAAASLTAHAESLPAEPILSRDGKDEIDREVVLVQMYHHSTHHRAEICTVLTQIGVEPLDLSAWSWGPADGRIRPV; encoded by the coding sequence ATGTCACATCTCATCACTGACTTCTACCGCCAGAACGAATGGGCGAACCTCGCCATCATCGACCACTGCCGTCCGCTGACCGACGAGCAACTCGACGACGCCTCGGTCACCGGTGTCTACGGATCCATCCGCTCGACGCTGCTGCACATCGTCGGAGCCGAGGTCGCCTACGCCGCCCGACTCGGCGACACCGACCTGGAGAGGCACGGCGCGGACGACCCGTGGCCGGGATTCGATCGGGTCGCCGAGTACGCGAGGCTGGCGGCGGCCTCGTTGACGGCACACGCCGAGTCCCTTCCGGCCGAGCCGATTCTGTCGCGGGACGGTAAGGATGAGATCGACCGCGAGGTCGTCCTCGTCCAGATGTACCACCACAGCACGCATCACCGCGCGGAGATCTGCACGGTGCTCACCCAGATCGGGGTCGAACCCCTCGACCTCAGCGCCTGGAGTTGGGGACCGGCCGACGGTCGAATCCGGCCGGTCTGA
- a CDS encoding DNA-3-methyladenine glycosylase I, giving the protein MSDLTVGDDGVPRCPWPGSDPLYVDYHDREWGYPVLSDAGLYERVALEGFQAGLSWITTLRKRDAFREVFAGFDPDTVSRFGDREVRRLLGDARIIRNEAKIRAAIGNAARALELSAEFGSVAGFLARYADFARPAPTSLEDIPAITEASKELSKDLKGRGWSFVGPTTMYALMQAVGLVNDHLDGCQARATSEERRRAWRSVQAS; this is encoded by the coding sequence GTGAGTGACCTCACGGTCGGCGACGACGGGGTCCCGCGGTGCCCGTGGCCCGGTTCTGACCCTCTCTATGTCGACTATCACGACCGCGAGTGGGGTTACCCCGTCCTGAGCGACGCCGGCCTCTACGAGCGGGTCGCTCTCGAGGGCTTCCAAGCCGGCCTGTCATGGATCACGACCCTGCGCAAGCGCGACGCCTTCCGTGAGGTCTTCGCCGGCTTCGACCCCGACACGGTGAGTCGCTTCGGCGACCGGGAGGTCCGTCGACTCCTCGGCGATGCCCGCATCATCCGCAACGAAGCCAAGATCCGTGCCGCCATCGGTAACGCGGCGCGCGCGCTCGAACTCAGTGCTGAATTCGGGTCGGTCGCCGGCTTCCTGGCGCGGTACGCCGACTTTGCCCGCCCGGCACCGACCTCGCTGGAGGACATCCCGGCGATCACCGAGGCGTCGAAGGAGCTCAGCAAGGATCTGAAGGGCCGCGGCTGGTCGTTCGTCGGCCCGACGACGATGTATGCCCTCATGCAGGCCGTGGGGCTCGTCAACGACCACCTGGACGGGTGTCAGGCGCGAGCTACGAGTGAGGAGCGCCGGCGTGCCTGGAGGTCGGTGCAGGCGTCGTAG
- the msrB gene encoding peptide-methionine (R)-S-oxide reductase MsrB, with the protein MPDVPATDTDWAERLSPEQYDILRCSATEPAFTGAYWDTKDPGSYKCAGCGTELFRSADKYDSGTGWPSFVAPADVAAVTTKPDTGYGRVRTEVLCATCGGHLGHVFEDGPGSDGLRYCINSGALDFDPTGE; encoded by the coding sequence ATGCCCGATGTTCCCGCCACCGACACCGACTGGGCAGAGCGCCTCAGCCCCGAGCAGTACGACATCCTGCGATGCAGCGCTACCGAACCGGCGTTCACCGGTGCTTACTGGGACACCAAGGACCCGGGTTCGTACAAGTGCGCCGGCTGCGGCACCGAGCTGTTCCGGTCCGCCGACAAGTACGACAGCGGTACCGGCTGGCCCTCGTTCGTCGCTCCCGCCGACGTCGCGGCGGTGACCACCAAGCCCGACACCGGCTACGGCCGTGTGCGGACAGAGGTGCTGTGTGCCACCTGCGGCGGTCATCTCGGCCACGTGTTCGAGGACGGACCCGGCTCCGACGGGCTGCGGTACTGCATCAACTCGGGAGCGCTGGACTTCGATCCGACCGGTGAGTGA
- a CDS encoding FAD-dependent oxidoreductase produces MARIAIIGDGPGGLSAALFLAKNGHEALVYGDDKTAVHYAQLHNYLGLPDTAGTEFIDIARAHTRSHGARFLDERARDVVPSPTGFSVVSESDRTQDVDYVVLDEGKNPVIAGALGLEVDDSGAVPVDSEQRTGLPRVYAVGRMTRPKRSQVVISAGAGAVAALDILAAEAGEDLQDWDSPPKD; encoded by the coding sequence ATGGCCAGGATCGCCATCATCGGAGACGGACCGGGAGGCTTGAGCGCGGCGCTCTTCCTCGCCAAGAACGGGCACGAGGCACTCGTCTACGGTGACGACAAGACGGCGGTGCACTACGCCCAGCTCCACAACTACCTGGGACTCCCCGACACAGCGGGTACCGAGTTCATCGACATCGCGCGCGCTCACACCAGATCCCACGGGGCGCGCTTTCTCGACGAGCGGGCCCGCGACGTAGTCCCCTCCCCCACCGGATTCTCCGTCGTCTCCGAGTCGGATAGGACGCAGGACGTGGACTACGTCGTCCTCGACGAGGGCAAGAACCCGGTCATCGCCGGCGCCCTCGGCCTCGAGGTGGATGACTCCGGCGCGGTGCCGGTAGACAGCGAACAGCGGACCGGTCTCCCCCGCGTCTACGCAGTCGGCCGCATGACCCGGCCCAAACGGAGCCAGGTGGTCATCTCCGCCGGTGCCGGCGCCGTTGCAGCTCTCGACATCCTCGCCGCCGAAGCCGGCGAGGACCTCCAGGACTGGGACTCTCCCCCGAAGGACTGA
- a CDS encoding queuosine salvage family protein, with amino-acid sequence MPTERIRAWDMPVLESVVPVVDLTDNVRTNLERVEWVADWMAYEPFAPPGSGPSGSFSWGDTVADQIDAVMLRSVLDFAFTDFASGRRFEVDYEGGTWSDSEAMHACLHRAWRAGTPVLEGGYLATVAADDLDRIFQGTVTMPMLDERASVLNAVGAILEERYGGRFHRFIPSCAPAVYADGDGLLERLIVEFPRFDDRSAYKERTILFHKLAQLALWSLHLTIGPERGLDIRGLDRLTAFADYIVPVALRVMGILEYSEDLDRRIGTGEIIERDSNDEIEIRLHTIYGTALLTDAINRRRPADRAVIIPHVDFRLWSVYHTTHWPHHLTRTTMY; translated from the coding sequence GTGCCCACGGAGAGGATCAGGGCATGGGACATGCCCGTGCTCGAGTCGGTGGTGCCGGTCGTGGATCTCACGGACAACGTGCGCACCAATCTGGAGAGGGTCGAGTGGGTGGCCGACTGGATGGCGTACGAGCCCTTCGCACCACCCGGGAGCGGGCCGAGCGGGTCCTTCTCGTGGGGCGACACCGTCGCGGATCAGATCGATGCGGTCATGCTGAGATCGGTGCTCGATTTCGCTTTCACCGATTTCGCCAGCGGTCGACGGTTCGAGGTCGATTACGAGGGCGGCACCTGGTCCGACAGCGAGGCGATGCATGCTTGTCTCCACCGCGCCTGGCGAGCTGGCACGCCAGTGCTCGAAGGTGGCTACCTCGCCACCGTCGCCGCCGATGACCTGGATCGGATCTTCCAAGGCACGGTGACCATGCCGATGCTCGACGAGCGTGCCTCCGTCTTGAACGCCGTCGGGGCCATACTCGAGGAGCGCTACGGCGGGCGTTTCCACCGGTTCATCCCGTCGTGCGCACCTGCCGTCTACGCCGACGGCGACGGTCTGCTGGAGCGGCTGATCGTCGAGTTCCCGCGCTTCGATGATCGCAGCGCGTACAAGGAGCGCACGATCTTGTTCCACAAGCTCGCTCAACTGGCCCTCTGGTCCCTGCATCTCACCATCGGCCCCGAACGCGGCCTCGATATCCGCGGGTTGGACCGGCTGACGGCGTTCGCCGACTACATCGTGCCGGTGGCGCTCCGGGTGATGGGCATCCTCGAGTACTCCGAGGATCTCGACCGTCGAATCGGTACCGGCGAGATCATCGAGCGCGACTCGAACGACGAGATCGAGATCCGCCTCCACACCATCTACGGCACCGCCCTGCTGACCGATGCGATCAATCGTCGGCGCCCCGCCGACCGGGCCGTGATCATCCCGCATGTGGACTTTCGGCTGTGGAGCGTGTACCACACGACCCACTGGCCGCATCACCTGACCCGAACGACCATGTACTGA